In the Gossypium raimondii isolate GPD5lz chromosome 9, ASM2569854v1, whole genome shotgun sequence genome, one interval contains:
- the LOC105798078 gene encoding amino acid permease 4, whose amino-acid sequence MGENHRVFIDNPSLNDSQCFDDDGRLKRTGTFWTASAHIITAVIGSGVLSLAWAIAQLGWIAGPAVMLLFSIITFYTSCLLTDCYRTGDPVSGKRNYTYTQAVGSLLGGYKVKVCGFIQYVNLFGVSIGYTIAASISMMAIKRSNCFHNSGGKNPCHMSSSPYMMMFGVAEILLSQIPDFDQIWWLSILAAVMSFTYSGIGLALGIAKVIGIGTFRGSLTGISLGTVTPAQKIWRSFRALGDIAFAYSFSMILIEIQDTVKSPPAEAKTMKKATKLSIAITTAFYMLCGCMGYASFGDFAPDNLLTGFGFYNPFWLLDIANAAIVIHLVGAYQVFCQPIFTFVEKWASQRWPESKTITKELKIPMPIRGFRPYKLNLFRLVWRTAFVMLTTVISMLLPFFGDVVGILGAFGFWPLTVYFPVEMYIEQKKISKWSSRWICLKMLSMGCLMISILAGTGSIAGVILDLKVYKPFKTTY is encoded by the exons ATGGGCGAGAACCACCGTGTATTTATCGATAACCCTTCTCTGAACGACTCACAATGTTTCGATGATGATGGCCGCCTCAAACGAACCGGAACTTTCTGGACGGCCAGTGCACACATAATAACGGCGGTGATTGGATCGGGGGTTCTTTCGTTAGCATGGGCAATTGCTCAACTGGGTTGGATTGCAGGTCCAGCTGTAATGTTGTTGTTTTCCATTATCACTTTTTACACTTCTTGTCTGCTCACCGATTGTTATCGGACCGGTGATCCTGTTTCTGGCAAGCGTAACTATACTTATACACAGGCGGTTGGCTCTCTTTTGG GTGGATACAAAGTGAAGGTCTGTGGGTTTATTCAGTATGTCAATCTTTTTGGTGTTTCCATTGGGTACACAATTGCAGCTTCAATAAGCATGAT GGCAATAAAAAGgtcaaattgtttccacaatAGTGGGGGGAAGAACCCATGTCACATGTCCAGCAGTCCATACATGATGATGTTCGGAGTCGCTGAGATCTTACTTTCACAAATCCCAGATTTTGATCAAATATGGTGGCTCTCAATTCTAGCTGCTGTCATGTCCTTTACCTATTCCGGCATTGGTCTTGCCCTTGGAATTGCTAAAGTTATAG GTATTGGAACTTTTAGGGGTAGTCTTACTGGAATAAGCCTTGGAACAGTTACTCCAGCTCAAAAGATATGGAGGAGCTTCCGAGCTCTTGGTGACATTGCTTTTGCATACTCGTTTTCAATGATTCTCATTGAAATTCAG GACACAGTGAAATCCCCACCAGCAGAAGCAAAGACAATGAAGAAGGCCACTAAACTTAGCATTGCAATAACAACAGCATTCTACATGTTATGTGGGTGCATGGGCTATGCCTCCTTTGGTGACTTTGCACCTGACAATCTCCTTACTGGTTTTGGCTTCTATAACCCATTTTGGCTTCTTGATATTGCTAATGCTGCTATAGTCATCCACCTTGTGGGAGCATATCAAGTGTTTTGCCAGCCGATTTTCACCTTCGTCGAAAAATGGGCATCACAAAGATGGCCCGAAAGCAAGACCATCACCAAAGAGTTGAAGATCCCAATGCCAATCCGGGGTTTTCGTCCTTACAAACTTAACCTGTTTAGATTGGTTTGGAGAACAGCGTTTGTGATGCTAACCACTGTGATATCTATGTTGCTTCCATTCTTCGGCGATGTTGTGGGGATTCTAGGGGCATTTGGATTTTGGCCTTTAACAGTTTATTTTCCAGTGGAGATGTACATTGAACAGAAGAAGATATCTAAGTGGAGTAGCAGATGGATTTGTTTGAAGATGCTAAGCATGGGTTGCTTGATGATTTCTATTCTAGCCGGCACAGGTTCAATAGCTGGTGTGATTCTTGACCTTAAAGTTTATAAGCCATTCAAGACTACCTACTGA
- the LOC105798080 gene encoding ultraviolet-B receptor UVR8, translating to MAEEEMSLSGVSGAFRQVLFISAGASHSVALLSGNIICSWGRGEDGQLGHGDAEDRLSPTRLSALDGHDIISITCGADHTIAYSLSNAEVYSWGWGDFGRLGHGNSSDLFTPQPIKALHGLRIKQIACGDSHCLAVTMEGEVQSWGRNQNGQLGLGTTEDSPVPQKIKAFQGISIKMVAAGAEHTAAISKEGALYGWGWGRYGNLGLGDRNDRLVPEKVSTLNEEKMNIVACGWRHTISVSVIGGLYTYGWSKYGQLGHGDFEDHLVPYKVEALADSSIKQISGGWRHTMALTSDGKLYGWGWNKFGQVGVGDNTDICSPVQVKFPNDQKVVQVSCGWRHTLAITEEQNIFSWGRGTNGQLGHGESMDWNFPKIIEALSVEGSSGQQIESSKLDPLSGKSWVSPVERYAVVPGESGQTVHSEKGNGGDVDVPQNDAKRMRM from the exons ATGGCAGAAGAGGAAATGAGTTTGAGTGGGGTCAGTGGTGCATTTCGTCAGGTTCTTTTCATCTCTGCTGGTGCTAGCCATTCTGTTGCTCTTCTCT CTGGAAATATTATTTGCTCTTGGGGACGAGGAGAGGATGGACAATTAGGCCATGGGGATGCGGAGGATCGACTTTCTCCGACTCGATTGAGTGCTTTAGATGGACATGACATAATATCTATTACCTGTGGTGCTGATCATACAATTGCGTATTCATTGTCAAATGCAGAAGTCTATAGTTGGGGATG GGGTGACTTTGGTAGACTTGGTCATGGAAACTCTAGTGACTTGTTCACTCCTCAACCAATAAAAGCATTACATGGTCTGAGGATCAAACAAATTGCTTGTGGTGACAGCCATTGTTTGGCTGTGACAATGGAAGGCGAGGTGCAAAG TTGGGGAAGAAATCAAAATGGTCAACTTGGTCTTGGAACTACTGAAGACTCTCCAGTGCCTCAAAAGATTAAAGCCTTTCAg GGTATTTCTATCAAAATGGTTGCTGCTGGTGCTGAGCATACTGCAGCTATTTCAAAAGAGGGTGCCCTCTATGGATGGGGTTGGGGCCGATATGGTAACTTAGGCTTAGGTGACAGAAATGATCGCTTAGTTCCAGAGAAGGTTTCTACTCTCAAT GAAGAGAAGATGAATATAGTTGCTTGTGGATGGCGGCATACCATATCAGTCTCTGTTATTGGTGGATTATACACTTATGGCTGGAGCAAGTATGGTCAACTAGGACATGGGGACTTTGAGGATCATCTTGTTCCTTACAAGGTGGAAGCTTTAGCTGACAGTTCTATTAAACAG ATATCAGGTGGATGGAGACATACAATGGCACTCACATCTGATGGAAAACTCTACGGCTGGGGATGGAACAag TTTGGACAGGTCGGGGTTGGTGACAATACCGACATTTGCTCTCCAGTGCAAGTTAAATTTCCTAATGATCAG AAAGTAGTTCAGGTTTCGTGTGGATGGAGACACACACTTGCTATTACCGAAGAGCAAAACATCTTCTCTTGGGGTAGGGGTACAAATGGACAACTTGGACATGGAGAATCTATGGACTG GAATTTTCCAAAGATCATAGAAGCTTTGAGTGTTGAAGGTTCCAGTGGGCAACAAATAGAATCTTCAAAGCTTGACCCATTGTCAG GTAAATCTTGGGTTTCTCCAGTGGAGCGATATGCAGTTGTCCCTGGTGAAAGT GGACAAACAGTTCATTCAGAAAAGGGCAATGGTGGTGACGTGGACGTCCCTCAGAATGATGCGAAACGTATGCGTATGTGA